The region TCTGTCTCATCCCTATGTCCGGTCTCCCCCCATCTTTACCATAATATATGATTTAACGGCACTTTTTTAATAAATCATTAACTCTGATGGTATAAAAGTTGCTATGTTCTTTGTACGTGTCACTTTAATAATTAACTTCGGTGTTAATTGCCAATGTGGCGCTGTCAGAACTCAGTGCAATCTCTCTTTCAGAGACATCTGATCGGAGGACTCTGCAGACAAAATGGGGACAGGGGAGATCTCCTCGCTGTCCGAAACTGGCAAGATCCATCTGAAACGTGAGCTGGGACTGATAAGTGCCGTATCGATGATTGCTGGCACCATGATTGGTTCTGGGATCTTCATGTCTCCTCAGTGGGTGCTGTATCACATGGGTAGCCCTGGGGCTAGTCTCTTAATTTGGGCAGCTTGTGGTCTGCTGGCTATGCTCGGAGCTCTATCCTATGCCGAGCTTGGAACTGTCATTAAGGAATCTGGAGGAGAATACATATATATTTTAAGGAATGTTGGCTCTTTACCTGCCTTCCTCCTGGCGTACACCTCGGTCATTGTGGTAAGGCCGGCTGGCATAGCTGGGGTCACTCTAAGTTTTGCAGAATACGTTGTGGCGGCTTTCTTCCCAGACTGTCCTTCTCCACAAGTCATCATCAAGTGCACAGCAGCCGCCTGCATCCTTGTGCTGGGGATTATCAATTGTCTGAACGTCAGACTTTCCATGTCCATCATGAACTTCTTCACAGCTGCTAAGCTGGTAGTCCTATTGGTAATAATTGTGGGTGGTGCAGTCCTTTTGGCCAAGGGGAACACTCAGGTATTACAGAACGCCTTTGAGAACACAGCCACTGGTTTTGGTCCTGTTGGGGTTGCATTTTATCAAGGACTTTGGTCCTACGATGGATGGAATAATCTGAATTATATGACAGAGGAACTGAAGAACCCTGAGGTTGGTAGTGATTTTTAACAAGTGCCTGTCCTTTGCCACAAAACCCATAAAGAAGCATTGTCCTGCTGCCCTCATCGTCCAAAAGAAGATGAAACTGCTAGGTGACCATATTAGTCTAGTATGTCCAGGAACTGTCCTGATTCTCATACTCTGTAACTTGCCATTCATTCTGTTTGGGCTGGCGATTCTTCTTTATCAGCATTCAGCACTAAACCAGCCCTATAGGTGTAGGAACTTCTTTTCCTTAATTTCCCATTGTGCATTGTTTCTCCCAGAACTGCTACTATCAGAGAAAAGTATTATTGCAGGGCATATATTCAAATGAATGGGCAACCATGTAATATGTGGAGACAATCCTGTGTGACCTTCATTTGCTAAAGCACAAATGTTCTCCTATTGGGCGTGCTTCACTATGGTACTTGCATAAACATAGTTTCCTTACTATTATGTACCTTTGAGGACATTGTATGGAGCACTCATGGGACTATTCATTTAAAGCCTAAGGGAGTGACAGAGGAGGCTAAGAGTCAGGCTTTAGAACTGGAGTTCTGGTTCCCCTTAAAGAGACCTGCTCAGTATGGAGTCTAATCGGCAATGATCCATGGGAGAAAAATATGTAAATTAacaatttaaccctttaacgaTGAAGCATTGCCAATAAGACTCCATGCTCATCTGGAGTCTTTAAAGGGTTTTGAAATTATACCCTATCCATAGGAAAAGGAGACAACTTCATGATCAGTTGGGGTCCGACAACTGAGACCACCACTGAATCTGAGAACATAGAGCCCAGACTAAATAGTGCAGAGTTTGAGCACGTGCACCCCCACTCCATTCAGACTTTATGGCACTGCCGGAAAAAGCAGAGTAAAGCACATGCTCGTCATCTGCTCCATTCAGACTGGGCTCTTCAGATGCCTGAAAAGggatcagtggggtccccatggctGGACCCCAAAAGATTGGAATAGATAAGGGATAATTTCAAAAA is a window of Ranitomeya variabilis isolate aRanVar5 chromosome 2, aRanVar5.hap1, whole genome shotgun sequence DNA encoding:
- the LOC143808626 gene encoding b(0,+)-type amino acid transporter 1-like; this translates as MGTGEISSLSETGKIHLKRELGLISAVSMIAGTMIGSGIFMSPQWVLYHMGSPGASLLIWAACGLLAMLGALSYAELGTVIKESGGEYIYILRNVGSLPAFLLAYTSVIVVRPAGIAGVTLSFAEYVVAAFFPDCPSPQVIIKCTAAACILVLGIINCLNVRLSMSIMNFFTAAKLVVLLVIIVGGAVLLAKGNTQVLQNAFENTATGFGPVGVAFYQGLWSYDGWNNLNYMTEELKNPEVNLPRAVMIAIPLVTSIYLLVNVSYFAAMTPQELLTSDAVAISWGLKVLGTWTWIISLGVALSTFGSANGTFFSGGRVCYVAAREGHLPDVLSMAHVNRLTPSPALIFTSAISLIMIIPGDFSSIVNFFSFTAWLFYGITISGLIYIKIKKPDIPRPYKVPIIIPVIVLIASVYLVVAPIIGSPQLEYLYVVLFILSGIIIYIPIVRYKWSPGWFHWVTRHLQLLLQVAPTDKNN